A single genomic interval of Picosynechococcus sp. PCC 7003 harbors:
- a CDS encoding transposase yields MANQYNPHIHRRRSIRLKSYDYNRAGTYFVTICVQGRECLLGTSTNQILQLNEYGKIVEQVWRYLPRHFENLEIDAAVVMPNHFHGILVCIEPETPHFPVPPPKDAFNTTQNKGDRPFYEQKTKLGKIIAYFKYQTTKKINQKRGLIGTKIWQKNYYEHIIRNEKSLNILREYIENNPYHWHSDQLHPNVPSKW; encoded by the coding sequence ATGGCAAATCAATACAATCCGCACATTCATCGTCGGCGTTCCATTCGTTTGAAATCCTATGATTACAATCGGGCGGGCACCTATTTTGTAACAATTTGCGTGCAGGGTCGTGAATGTTTATTGGGAACGAGCACAAATCAAATATTGCAGTTAAACGAGTACGGGAAAATCGTTGAACAAGTTTGGCGTTATTTGCCTAGACATTTTGAAAATTTAGAAATTGATGCTGCCGTGGTTATGCCAAATCATTTCCATGGCATTTTAGTTTGCATAGAACCCGAAACACCGCATTTCCCTGTTCCACCCCCGAAAGATGCATTTAACACAACCCAGAACAAAGGCGATCGCCCTTTTTACGAACAAAAAACGAAGCTCGGCAAAATCATCGCCTATTTCAAATATCAAACAACGAAAAAAATCAACCAAAAACGCGGTCTGATTGGCACAAAAATCTGGCAAAAAAACTATTACGAGCACATTATTCGCAATGAAAAATCTCTCAATATCCTGAGGGAATACATAGAAAATAACCCATACCATTGGCACAGCGACCAATTACACCCCAACGTCCCATCAAAATGGTAG
- a CDS encoding RibD family protein codes for MHRQRPQVIAIAAMSADGKIADYSGAPARFPSAQDKDHLERLIAQMDAVMFGANTLRAYGTSLPIGDRQLLQQRQERHQPPQPIHFVCSGSGNLPQDLPFFRQPLRRGLLTTPEQLPRWAKFPGFEQVLALDPVGTWQPTLTEFRQQGIKKLGLLGGGSLIASFAEQSYLDELWLTVCPVLLGGTSAPTPMEGNGFLQTAGLGLELLEYEAIASELFLHYRVK; via the coding sequence ATGCATAGGCAGCGGCCCCAAGTGATAGCGATCGCCGCCATGAGTGCCGACGGTAAAATTGCGGACTATAGTGGTGCCCCAGCGCGGTTTCCTTCGGCCCAGGATAAAGACCACTTGGAGCGGTTAATCGCCCAGATGGACGCGGTCATGTTTGGGGCCAATACCCTCCGTGCCTATGGCACAAGCCTGCCGATTGGCGATCGCCAGCTATTGCAACAACGCCAAGAACGTCACCAACCGCCCCAACCAATTCACTTTGTTTGTTCTGGTTCCGGGAATCTCCCCCAGGATTTACCTTTTTTTCGGCAGCCCCTCCGCCGGGGGCTTTTGACTACTCCAGAACAGCTCCCCCGGTGGGCCAAATTTCCGGGCTTTGAGCAAGTGCTTGCTTTAGATCCAGTCGGAACTTGGCAACCAACCCTCACTGAATTTAGACAACAAGGCATCAAAAAATTAGGTCTTTTGGGCGGAGGAAGTCTGATCGCGAGCTTCGCCGAACAGAGCTATTTAGATGAACTGTGGCTAACGGTCTGTCCCGTTTTACTCGGCGGAACATCAGCCCCTACGCCCATGGAAGGGAATGGTTTTTTACAAACGGCGGGTTTGGGCCTCGAACTTCTGGAATATGAGGCGATCGCCTCGGAATTATTTCTCCATTACCGCGTGAAATAA
- a CDS encoding transposase, giving the protein MTVKCKPQREADGGSVGIDLGCKEAITLSTGEQLSKPSFIKVGEVAVKQASKQLRRKRAPNRNKRVKASRRWQKARRQVSMRQRKITRQREDWLHQITSDIVSGNSLVAGEQLNVKNMTRKAKKGSKRKAQKTGLNRSILSVGFGMIGSMLEYKLAEAGGFYVESPTRTLKPSQRCAKCWELTPKTLADRVHICSNPNCGHREDRDINAAQVNLAWARGQELASSVAEPPSSTDCGSMRQLGVMKRRKLHAS; this is encoded by the coding sequence ATCACCGTCAAATGTAAGCCGCAGCGGGAAGCTGACGGGGGATCTGTGGGGATTGATTTAGGTTGCAAGGAAGCGATTACCCTTTCTACAGGGGAGCAACTATCAAAGCCTAGCTTTATCAAAGTCGGTGAAGTTGCCGTAAAGCAAGCATCCAAGCAACTCAGACGAAAGCGTGCACCAAACCGAAATAAGCGAGTTAAAGCATCGCGGCGGTGGCAAAAAGCGAGACGGCAGGTATCAATGCGGCAACGCAAAATTACCCGTCAGCGCGAAGATTGGCTGCATCAAATCACAAGCGACATAGTCAGCGGTAATAGCCTGGTTGCAGGTGAGCAGTTAAACGTCAAAAACATGACCCGCAAAGCCAAAAAAGGCAGCAAACGGAAAGCTCAAAAAACAGGGCTTAACCGCTCCATTCTCTCGGTTGGCTTCGGCATGATTGGTTCAATGCTGGAATACAAGCTGGCAGAGGCAGGAGGATTTTATGTGGAGTCCCCGACAAGGACGCTTAAGCCCTCTCAGCGTTGCGCTAAATGTTGGGAGCTAACGCCAAAGACATTGGCAGACAGGGTACATATTTGCTCAAACCCAAACTGTGGCCACAGGGAGGATAGAGATATCAATGCAGCTCAGGTTAATTTAGCCTGGGCAAGGGGTCAGGAACTGGCCTCTTCAGTCGCGGAGCCGCCAAGCTCTACCGATTGCGGAAGCATGAGGCAACTTGGGGTGATGAAACGACGGAAACTCCATGCCTCTTAG
- a CDS encoding PilN domain-containing protein: MYGLDINFLKDRSLTKDSSMAIADRLASKPGVIPGQEPKPLIIGGAVTAAALAVVGLLWFQGNSAKGNVQEEIAVVDQQLQGANAQQARLQQIQQEIDTYRSQSQAFVDVLQTRIKPWSAILREVGDLTPPGLRITSFEQSDNQVLVRGNARTFNEVNDFVLNLPESPLLQGEEIYIVSANLVDNPITTAQVDFPRPVASFSMPQVVDYTVSISLNDLTDAEVIQTLDGQGARGMAERLRSSF; encoded by the coding sequence ATGTACGGTTTGGATATTAATTTCCTCAAAGACCGCAGTTTAACGAAGGATTCTTCGATGGCGATCGCCGATCGTCTGGCAAGCAAACCGGGGGTTATTCCGGGCCAAGAACCAAAGCCACTGATTATCGGTGGTGCGGTCACGGCGGCGGCGTTGGCGGTTGTGGGTCTGTTGTGGTTCCAGGGCAATAGCGCCAAGGGTAACGTCCAAGAAGAGATCGCCGTTGTCGATCAACAGCTCCAGGGGGCCAATGCCCAACAGGCGAGGTTACAGCAAATTCAACAAGAAATTGACACCTACAGATCCCAAAGCCAAGCCTTTGTTGATGTGTTGCAAACAAGGATCAAACCCTGGTCGGCGATTTTGCGGGAAGTGGGCGATTTAACGCCGCCAGGGCTAAGGATCACCTCCTTCGAGCAGTCGGACAACCAAGTCTTAGTACGGGGCAATGCGCGCACCTTTAATGAAGTGAATGATTTTGTCCTGAACCTGCCGGAATCGCCTCTCCTGCAAGGAGAAGAAATCTATATCGTCAGCGCGAACCTCGTCGATAACCCGATTACCACTGCCCAGGTAGACTTCCCCCGGCCTGTTGCTTCTTTTAGCATGCCCCAGGTGGTGGACTATACGGTGTCGATCTCCCTCAATGACCTCACCGATGCAGAGGTTATTCAGACCCTAGACGGCCAGGGGGCGCGGGGGATGGCCGAACGCTTACGGAGTAGCTTCTAG
- the pilM gene encoding type IV pilus assembly protein PilM encodes MGTAAPKFKPKPKGIGIEISTERLNIVQLKKQGQVYKLATYITEPVPEGIFEEGKIVDVPALAELIQTTLSANNISAKQVTAAVPMREAIIRLIPIPAELDDAELRDMVLNHEASLYLPYPREEVDLDYQKLGFFQDEDGIDKVQVLLVATRREVTDAYVETIVQAGLEINILEINSFALLRTIREQLRQFSSQEAVVLVDIEFDCTEIAIVVDGVPQFSRTVPIGASQLQNALSRAMNLPAPRDIELLQGMTIPNTPMEGARTGATGINPGMAALLRVLGELTDELRRSIDFYLNQSGELEVAQLMLAGPGGGISQLDEFFTQRLSIPAIQIDPFEALSIDIDEEISKVQRPSLGTVLGLGLREV; translated from the coding sequence ATAGGGACTGCCGCGCCCAAGTTCAAACCAAAGCCTAAAGGGATTGGCATCGAAATCTCAACGGAACGCTTAAACATTGTCCAACTCAAAAAACAGGGGCAGGTCTATAAGCTGGCGACCTATATCACCGAACCCGTGCCCGAAGGCATTTTTGAAGAAGGGAAAATTGTCGATGTTCCGGCCCTTGCCGAGCTCATCCAAACGACCCTCAGCGCCAACAACATCAGCGCCAAACAGGTCACCGCCGCCGTGCCCATGCGGGAAGCGATTATTCGCTTGATCCCGATCCCCGCCGAGCTCGATGATGCCGAACTGCGGGATATGGTGCTCAACCACGAAGCGAGCCTCTACCTGCCCTACCCCCGCGAAGAAGTAGATCTTGACTACCAAAAACTTGGATTTTTCCAAGATGAAGATGGCATTGATAAGGTGCAAGTCCTCTTGGTGGCCACCCGGCGGGAAGTGACCGACGCCTATGTAGAAACCATCGTGCAGGCGGGACTAGAGATCAATATCCTCGAAATTAATAGTTTTGCCCTCCTCCGGACGATTCGTGAGCAACTGCGGCAGTTTAGCTCCCAGGAAGCGGTGGTCTTGGTCGATATTGAATTTGACTGTACAGAAATTGCCATTGTGGTCGATGGGGTGCCGCAATTTTCCCGGACAGTGCCCATTGGCGCTTCGCAACTGCAAAATGCCCTATCCCGCGCCATGAATTTACCGGCTCCCCGTGACATCGAACTCCTCCAGGGGATGACCATTCCCAACACACCCATGGAAGGAGCCCGCACTGGCGCAACGGGTATTAATCCTGGGATGGCGGCCCTCCTACGCGTTTTAGGGGAACTGACGGACGAATTGCGTCGTTCCATTGATTTTTATCTCAACCAAAGCGGTGAATTGGAGGTGGCCCAATTGATGTTGGCTGGCCCCGGCGGTGGGATTAGTCAACTGGATGAATTTTTTACGCAGCGTCTCAGCATTCCGGCGATTCAAATTGATCCGTTTGAGGCGCTATCCATTGATATTGATGAAGAGATTTCCAAGGTGCAACGACCGTCCTTGGGTACGGTACTGGGTTTAGGACTACGGGAGGTATAG
- a CDS encoding HAD family hydrolase produces the protein MLVAINFIDSGAMVRLISDFDGVVVDLSERYYRVYRWRLTQVAEPEQALSPLTKEEFWALKRQKTSQTDIGLRSGLREDQLPEFKQLRDDHVHRLENMVHDRLIEGSLEALTTAQSLGWEVMTVTMRRYSELDKILQLHPVLQDIFPGDRRFCLPDTTDRNQDFYQKPLLMGESLARLRPKATTWMVGDTEADIRSAQSHNIPVIAVLSGIRDRQLLAAHKPDFIVENLWEAVQLIREQVAG, from the coding sequence ATGCTAGTCGCCATAAATTTTATCGACAGTGGTGCAATGGTTAGGTTGATTTCAGATTTTGATGGGGTGGTCGTCGATCTGTCGGAACGTTACTATCGCGTTTATCGCTGGCGGTTAACCCAAGTCGCAGAACCGGAGCAAGCATTATCCCCCCTAACAAAGGAAGAATTTTGGGCTTTGAAGCGACAGAAGACTTCCCAGACCGATATTGGTTTGCGGTCGGGTCTCCGGGAAGATCAGTTACCGGAATTTAAGCAGCTCCGGGATGACCATGTGCATCGACTGGAAAATATGGTGCACGATCGCCTGATTGAGGGTTCATTAGAAGCATTGACGACGGCCCAAAGCTTGGGCTGGGAAGTGATGACCGTTACTATGCGCCGCTACAGTGAATTAGACAAAATTTTGCAACTTCATCCGGTTTTACAGGATATTTTTCCGGGCGATCGCCGTTTTTGTTTACCCGATACAACGGATCGCAACCAAGATTTTTATCAAAAGCCGTTACTCATGGGAGAAAGCCTCGCCCGACTGCGCCCCAAAGCAACCACTTGGATGGTCGGTGATACAGAAGCCGATATTCGCTCCGCCCAGAGTCATAATATTCCTGTGATTGCGGTGCTTTCGGGGATTCGCGATCGCCAATTGTTGGCCGCCCACAAACCAGATTTCATTGTGGAAAATTTATGGGAAGCGGTGCAACTGATCCGGGAGCAGGTCGCTGGTTAG
- a CDS encoding 16S rRNA (cytosine(967)-C(5))-methyltransferase — MSSARQLAFLALRQIMYHNAYTDVALDRVLHKSNLTGSDRALVAELVYGTVRRQKTLDAIIDQLGKKPIDQQPPDLRVLLQLGLYQLRYLDQIPPSAAVNTSVEIAKTNKLGQLAGVVNGCLRGYLRQRDKGHDPLQLPETAAERLALQYSFPEWLIEQWLGQFGAEETEQLCQWFNRPAQLDLRVNPLRANVTAVQDKLTQVGVKAEVIANLPHALRLVEKRGLIQDLPGYKEGWWTIQDASAQLVTHLLDPQPGEVIIDACAAPGGKTTHIAEKMQDRGTIWASDKYQARINKIEQNARRLKLSMIRTLIGDSRTYSQFRNMADRVLLDVPCSGLGTLHKRPDIRWQQNPQKIAQLTQLQGELLTTGATWVKPGGYLVYATCTLNPAENEAIATQFLAEHPDWQIVPPSPDSPAFPYAQAQGWIQVLPQRHDMDGFFMVKLQRPA; from the coding sequence ATGTCTTCAGCCCGCCAACTCGCCTTCCTCGCCCTCCGGCAAATCATGTACCACAACGCCTATACCGATGTGGCCCTTGATCGAGTCCTCCACAAAAGTAACCTCACGGGGAGCGATCGCGCTTTGGTGGCCGAATTGGTCTATGGTACTGTCCGTCGCCAAAAAACCCTCGATGCGATCATTGATCAACTAGGGAAAAAACCCATCGACCAACAACCCCCTGATCTACGGGTACTGCTCCAATTGGGTTTGTACCAACTGCGTTACTTGGATCAAATTCCCCCCTCGGCGGCGGTCAATACCAGCGTTGAAATTGCGAAAACCAACAAGCTGGGCCAATTGGCGGGGGTGGTGAATGGTTGTCTGCGGGGTTATCTGCGACAACGGGACAAAGGCCATGATCCGCTCCAGTTACCAGAGACAGCGGCAGAACGGCTAGCTTTGCAATACAGTTTTCCGGAATGGCTGATTGAGCAGTGGTTAGGGCAATTTGGGGCCGAGGAAACAGAACAGCTTTGTCAATGGTTTAACCGACCGGCCCAACTGGATCTGCGGGTGAATCCCCTCCGGGCCAACGTCACGGCTGTCCAGGATAAACTCACCCAGGTAGGGGTCAAAGCCGAGGTGATCGCCAACTTGCCCCATGCCCTGCGCTTGGTGGAAAAACGGGGTTTAATTCAGGATTTACCAGGCTACAAAGAAGGCTGGTGGACGATCCAGGATGCCAGCGCCCAATTGGTGACCCATCTGCTCGATCCCCAACCGGGGGAAGTAATTATTGATGCCTGTGCAGCCCCCGGCGGTAAAACCACCCACATCGCCGAAAAAATGCAGGATCGCGGCACCATCTGGGCCAGCGATAAATACCAAGCCCGCATTAATAAAATTGAGCAAAATGCCCGCCGCCTCAAGCTTTCAATGATCCGCACCCTCATCGGTGACAGTCGTACCTATTCGCAGTTTCGGAATATGGCCGACCGGGTGCTGCTGGATGTGCCCTGTTCGGGATTGGGGACGCTCCACAAACGCCCGGATATCCGCTGGCAACAGAACCCCCAGAAAATCGCGCAACTGACTCAACTCCAAGGAGAACTCCTCACCACGGGGGCGACTTGGGTTAAACCGGGAGGCTATTTAGTCTATGCCACCTGCACCCTCAATCCAGCAGAAAATGAGGCGATCGCCACCCAATTTCTCGCGGAACATCCAGACTGGCAAATTGTGCCCCCTAGCCCCGATTCACCCGCTTTCCCCTACGCCCAGGCACAGGGTTGGATTCAAGTGCTCCCCCAGCGCCATGACATGGATGGTTTCTTTATGGTGAAGTTGCAGCGGCCCGCCTAA
- a CDS encoding AMIN domain-containing protein, with protein MNIKSYSGVVAGVVASTTVLVAPAQAASVQVRELEVRPGDGKLELALSLAPESANLSGEKPQVSTTQKDRVLIAEIANARLDLGNGQDIFTQDNPLPGIERIEVMESAPGNVKIVALGEVTAPEGEILSQDNNSILLNVTSAAPTEVAQATPGAETVFTPPMLAQSAPSNNNQNNFLQPTAPIPPFLPRASAPPVGDISVSTTDTSLPRYVNLQTNAIVPRLVLKQAPAEDVMALLARTAGINLVVSGDISDRSVSLDIENEPVQKVFDYVLMLSDLKAVMKDRTVFIGKDLPSAVIPRITRTLRLNQANVFQAQCYLETGSDSVEEEGDGLFTCANEIEEETEATDTTNIGFRRLRDLFVNELETTLDTRLNAITLTGEPKVVEMATNLLTQLDARKRQVAVNVKILDVTLSGNRSISSDIKLLLEDRVGISAGDGIILSPNDLSRASDIFSEFNPNGIVIEQGNQQVSFGEEFEVFDSLDPANTVFVGSITEAYQIAFPGSPLPAGLNEDQVAAVIRTLDDAGNVTLSIQGLGANVSDRAVGRGTNFIGSLVAGLLRNTTSKIIADPTLIVQENQIANIDLTEDIVVGTVERRQQNDQGNITDRIVEPVIDQVGLKVAVGIERIDDNGFITLNVQPEVSSVAGQEIVNDEPVTLKRQTLLQSGSVRLRDDQTLLLAGVIDERDLVTTAKVPILGDIPLIGSLFRSTSRDNSRRELLFIITPQIIDDSQNAMWGYGYQPSETAREMLDNTRFPTR; from the coding sequence GTGAATATCAAGTCTTATTCCGGAGTCGTCGCTGGTGTCGTTGCTTCTACAACGGTTTTAGTTGCCCCAGCCCAAGCAGCAAGTGTGCAAGTACGGGAACTGGAGGTGCGTCCAGGTGATGGCAAGTTAGAACTCGCCTTAAGTCTTGCCCCAGAGAGTGCCAATCTGTCTGGTGAGAAGCCCCAGGTTTCGACGACCCAAAAAGACCGGGTGCTGATCGCCGAAATTGCGAACGCGCGGTTAGATCTCGGTAATGGACAGGACATTTTCACCCAGGATAATCCTTTACCGGGTATTGAACGCATTGAGGTGATGGAGTCGGCTCCGGGCAATGTGAAAATTGTCGCCCTGGGGGAAGTAACGGCACCGGAAGGGGAAATCCTCAGCCAGGATAACAACAGCATTTTGCTCAATGTGACCTCTGCAGCACCGACAGAAGTAGCCCAGGCAACACCAGGAGCAGAGACAGTATTCACGCCGCCGATGTTGGCCCAGAGTGCACCCAGCAATAACAATCAAAATAATTTTCTCCAACCCACAGCTCCAATTCCACCGTTTTTACCGAGGGCCAGTGCGCCACCAGTGGGCGATATTTCTGTTTCGACCACTGACACCTCTCTTCCCAGATATGTCAATTTGCAAACCAATGCGATTGTTCCTCGTCTTGTGCTGAAGCAAGCACCTGCCGAAGATGTAATGGCCTTACTAGCGCGGACAGCAGGGATCAATTTAGTTGTTTCTGGTGATATTAGTGATCGGTCTGTTTCTTTGGATATTGAAAATGAACCGGTTCAAAAGGTTTTTGATTATGTCTTAATGCTGTCTGACCTTAAAGCTGTCATGAAGGATCGGACTGTTTTTATTGGCAAAGATTTACCTAGCGCAGTTATTCCAAGAATCACTCGAACACTGCGTCTTAATCAAGCCAATGTTTTCCAAGCTCAATGTTATCTTGAAACGGGTAGCGATTCAGTTGAGGAAGAAGGAGATGGCTTATTTACATGTGCTAACGAAATTGAAGAAGAAACTGAAGCTACAGATACAACAAACATTGGTTTTCGGCGACTACGAGACTTATTCGTTAATGAATTAGAAACGACACTCGATACCCGATTGAATGCGATTACATTAACCGGTGAACCAAAGGTTGTTGAAATGGCAACTAACCTCTTAACTCAACTTGATGCCCGGAAACGGCAAGTTGCTGTTAATGTCAAGATTTTAGATGTTACTTTAAGCGGAAATCGTTCTATCTCGTCTGATATTAAGCTCTTGTTAGAAGATCGAGTCGGAATTAGCGCTGGTGACGGAATTATCCTTTCTCCTAATGATCTATCAAGAGCTAGTGATATTTTTTCCGAGTTTAATCCCAATGGGATCGTCATTGAACAGGGAAATCAACAAGTTTCATTTGGAGAAGAGTTCGAAGTATTTGATAGTCTAGATCCTGCCAACACAGTATTTGTTGGTTCAATTACTGAAGCTTATCAAATTGCTTTCCCTGGTTCTCCCCTCCCGGCAGGACTAAACGAAGACCAAGTGGCAGCAGTTATCCGAACTCTAGATGACGCAGGAAATGTCACGCTTTCTATTCAAGGTCTAGGAGCAAATGTTAGTGATAGAGCAGTTGGGAGGGGCACTAATTTTATTGGTAGTCTTGTTGCCGGTTTGTTACGGAATACAACCTCTAAAATCATCGCTGATCCGACTTTAATTGTCCAAGAAAACCAAATTGCTAATATTGATTTGACAGAAGATATTGTAGTTGGAACTGTTGAGCGCAGACAACAAAATGATCAAGGCAATATTACAGATCGAATTGTTGAACCTGTAATTGATCAAGTTGGCCTTAAAGTTGCGGTAGGAATAGAAAGAATTGACGATAATGGCTTCATCACTCTGAATGTTCAACCAGAGGTCTCTTCTGTCGCTGGTCAGGAGATCGTCAATGATGAGCCTGTCACATTAAAACGACAAACGCTTCTTCAGTCAGGTTCTGTTCGCTTGAGAGATGATCAAACTTTACTGCTTGCAGGTGTGATTGATGAACGAGATCTGGTCACTACAGCAAAAGTCCCTATCTTAGGTGATATTCCCCTCATTGGTTCCCTATTTAGAAGCACATCTAGAGATAATAGTCGCCGTGAACTGCTTTTCATTATCACTCCTCAGATTATTGATGATTCTCAAAATGCAATGTGGGGCTATGGCTATCAACCTAGCGAGACCGCCCGTGAAATGCTAGACAATACCCGTTTCCCCACCCGTTAA
- a CDS encoding helix-turn-helix domain-containing protein — MVTRRITYRLYPSRQQQKKLHYWRRLHCSLYNAAIANRKTQYQKFNHSVDYFEQQNSLPEFKQVWPEFKELGSHALQATLKRVDFAFNRFFKGLGGYPKFKASRRYSGWTYPCGAGWQVETDGQHGFLKLSHLGRMQMRGKARTLGKTNNLHNFLPPGQVVCLNHRQM; from the coding sequence ATGGTAACACGCCGAATCACTTACAGGCTCTATCCAAGTCGCCAACAGCAAAAAAAGCTGCACTATTGGCGGCGCTTACATTGCAGTTTGTATAACGCGGCAATAGCTAATCGCAAAACCCAGTACCAAAAGTTCAATCATTCCGTTGATTACTTTGAGCAGCAAAATAGTTTGCCGGAGTTCAAGCAAGTATGGCCAGAATTTAAAGAACTGGGTTCCCATGCCCTACAGGCAACGTTAAAGCGAGTGGACTTTGCCTTCAACCGATTTTTTAAGGGATTGGGGGGATATCCAAAGTTCAAGGCATCTCGGAGATATTCGGGGTGGACATATCCCTGCGGGGCAGGTTGGCAGGTAGAAACAGATGGTCAGCATGGCTTTCTCAAGTTGAGCCACTTAGGCAGAATGCAAATGAGAGGGAAAGCTCGCACCCTGGGGAAAACCAACAACTTGCACAATTTTCTTCCGCCAGGGCAAGTGGTATGCCTCAATCACCGTCAAATGTAA
- a CDS encoding DUF3531 family protein codes for MEVQFREFSPFDLWIWLEFDHVPSETEKQYVEELFDSWFYIGKLGGFNAENLQIQETGVDISYLTYDEDQADNALMAPMHNKGDFEYEGIWGRCWFDLGTSDLISLDVLVNALKQLSKDFVDLRRIVVGGENEDWPIERDEADSWYA; via the coding sequence ATGGAAGTCCAATTTCGCGAATTTTCCCCCTTCGACCTCTGGATTTGGTTGGAGTTTGACCATGTGCCTTCGGAAACAGAAAAACAATATGTCGAAGAGCTATTTGACTCTTGGTTTTATATCGGGAAACTGGGGGGATTTAATGCAGAGAATCTCCAGATCCAAGAAACTGGGGTAGATATCAGCTATCTCACCTACGACGAAGACCAGGCAGATAATGCGCTAATGGCCCCAATGCACAATAAAGGGGACTTTGAATACGAAGGCATTTGGGGACGCTGTTGGTTTGATTTGGGGACGAGTGATCTCATCTCCTTAGATGTCTTGGTCAATGCCCTGAAGCAATTAAGCAAAGATTTTGTGGATCTGCGCCGGATTGTGGTGGGGGGTGAAAACGAAGATTGGCCCATCGAACGGGATGAAGCCGACAGTTGGTATGCATAG
- a CDS encoding ABC transporter substrate-binding protein encodes MFNGLKGLRRGLFVGVSLVAIAACQQVPGGNNNTTETVEFWTMQLQPKFTDYFNELITAFETENAEETVRWVDVPWSAMESKILTAVSARTAPDVVNLNPNFASQLASRDAWLVLDDRLTPELRDRYLPKIWQANQINGQTFGIPWYLTTRISFYNEDLFAEAGIDSPPSTYTELAIAAQTMKEQTGKYAFFVTFVPGDSNEVLESLVQMGVTLVNADGSAGFNTPEGIAAFQYWVDLYQAELLPPEVLTQGHSHGIELYQAGETAIANTSPEFINTIQQNAPQIAQVSVPAPQITGETGKKNVAVMNLVIPKDSDDPEAALDFALFVTNTENQLAFAEAANVLPSTQAAVEQYIEKLATSAATDSLSLARKISAEQLADAEILIPAQENLTELQKLIYENLQAAMLGQKTVPQAVADAAAAWNAL; translated from the coding sequence ATGTTTAATGGTCTCAAAGGGCTACGGCGTGGGCTGTTTGTGGGGGTGAGTTTGGTGGCGATCGCCGCTTGCCAGCAGGTACCTGGGGGAAATAACAACACCACAGAAACAGTCGAATTTTGGACAATGCAATTGCAACCAAAGTTTACAGACTATTTCAATGAATTAATTACGGCCTTTGAAACCGAAAATGCAGAAGAGACAGTGCGCTGGGTGGATGTCCCTTGGTCAGCGATGGAAAGTAAAATCCTGACGGCGGTATCGGCCCGCACTGCCCCCGATGTGGTGAATCTCAATCCTAATTTTGCCTCCCAGTTGGCCAGTCGTGATGCTTGGTTAGTCTTAGATGATCGCCTGACGCCTGAATTGCGCGATCGCTATTTACCGAAAATTTGGCAGGCCAACCAAATCAACGGCCAAACCTTCGGCATTCCCTGGTATCTCACGACCCGCATCAGCTTCTATAACGAAGATCTCTTTGCCGAGGCGGGCATCGACTCCCCTCCCAGTACCTACACCGAGTTGGCGATCGCCGCCCAAACCATGAAGGAACAAACTGGGAAATATGCCTTTTTCGTCACCTTCGTTCCCGGGGACTCCAACGAAGTCCTAGAGTCCTTGGTGCAGATGGGGGTCACCCTGGTCAATGCCGATGGCTCTGCGGGCTTTAATACCCCCGAAGGCATTGCCGCTTTCCAATACTGGGTTGATCTTTACCAGGCGGAATTATTGCCCCCGGAAGTGCTCACCCAGGGCCATAGCCACGGCATTGAACTTTACCAAGCCGGGGAAACGGCGATCGCCAACACCTCCCCCGAATTTATCAACACCATCCAACAAAACGCTCCCCAAATTGCCCAGGTATCCGTCCCCGCGCCCCAAATCACCGGGGAAACCGGCAAGAAAAATGTCGCCGTGATGAACCTTGTGATCCCCAAGGATAGCGACGATCCAGAAGCCGCCCTTGATTTCGCCCTATTTGTCACCAATACCGAAAATCAGCTCGCCTTTGCCGAAGCTGCCAATGTTTTACCTTCTACCCAGGCAGCGGTGGAACAATACATTGAGAAACTTGCCACCAGCGCCGCTACCGATAGCCTCAGCTTGGCCCGAAAAATTAGTGCGGAACAACTGGCCGATGCCGAAATTTTGATCCCGGCCCAGGAAAATCTCACAGAACTACAAAAGCTGATCTACGAAAATCTTCAAGCAGCGATGCTCGGCCAAAAAACAGTGCCCCAGGCGGTGGCTGATGCGGCGGCGGCCTGGAATGCCCTTTAA